In Scytonema millei VB511283, the genomic window AGATCGTCAGAAGTTCTCGTACTGGTAGTGGGATCGTAGCGCGGAACGGTGAAGTCAATGATGATAAATTAAATTTTGTCGTAGCCGATAATTTGAATCCACAAAAAGCTCGCGTCCTGTTAATGCTAGCTTTGACGAAAACAAACGATCCGAAAACAATTCAGCAGGCATTCTATGAATACTAGGAATATTAAAAATGGTCTACGAACAAAGATTTTTCACCAACAAGCTCCAAGTGGTACAGATGTTTGAATAAACTCATCCCTGCAAGGCACAGTGCAGAGTCAGCTTGGGATAGGATGGCTATTTGGTTTTCAGGGGAAGTCAAGGAAGGGTTTACCGTTGACGAGTGGGAAAGTTTTAGTGAGGAAGTTAAACGCGACGAGTAGCGATCGCCATCCACTCTTAAAGAAAACTGTAGCGGCATCTCAAATTTACCGTTCGGCAGCGGATAAAGGAAAGTAAAATTAGAAACAAGGCTGTTACCCGTAGAGTTAGCTATGCTTGACTTTCCGCTTTTGGCACAAAAGTCTTCTGATATCGCTTTCAGTATCAGTATCAACGGAGTTGTCGCTTTAATAGCAGGGATACTGATTCTTTTTCTCCCGCGACTACTCAATTACATTGTGGCAGTGTATCTAATTGTTATCGGGCTAGTGGAAATCTTCAATTTACGTACTTAGACAATGGGGTCAGCCGTTTGGGAGTGCATAGGGAGCGATCGCTCCCTATGCACTCCCAAAGCGATCGCGATCGTGCTGTTGGTCAAAATCGACGATTGGACCCTTCGGCACAATTCGATTGGGATTAATCTCGGTCATACTCATGTAATAGGCACATTTGATATAGTCCTGATTGCACGTCACTTTGAATTGGGGACGCTGATATAGGTCTAGTAGATAATTCCAAAGGTTCGGATAGTCGATAATTCGCCGCAAATTGCACTTAAAGTGACCGTAATACACCGAGTCGAAGCGATAAAGCGTTGCAAATAGACAAATATCAGCTTCCGTGAGGCGATCGCCACATAAATAACGCTGCTTGCCCAGAACAGTTTCCCATCGATCTAAACTCTCGAACAGTTGGGTCACGGCTTCTTCGTAGGCTGCTTGCGAAGTTGCAAAACCAGCGCGATAAACACCAGCATTAATTGGTAGATAAATTGCATCGATAGTTTCATCGATCTGCTGTTGTAAGTCGCGTGGGTATAAGTCGATTTTCTGCGTTGCCAATGCAGCAAACTCTACGTCAAACATCCGCACGATCTCGCGAGATTCGTTGTTGACAATGGTTTGAGATTGCTTATCCCACAAAACGGGAACAGTGACTCGCCCTGTGTAATTGGGATCGGCTTTGAGATAAATCTCTTGCAAATATTGAGCGTGATTCACCGAGTCAGGAATGGCTCCTGGCGCATCACTAAACATCCAGCCTTTATCGCTCATAATTGGATCGACAATAGAGACAGAGATGACATCATTCAACCCTTTGAGTTGGAGCATGATTAAGGTGCGGTGCGCCCACGGACACGCCAAGGAAACGTAGAGGTGATAGCGTAGAGCTTCTGCCTTAAACCCGCTCTTTCCACCTGCACTCACGCGCTCTCGAAACGTTGTTGGAATCTCATGGAACTCACCGCTTTGATTTTGCTCGTTCTCATCAGTTATCCATTTACCTGCAACCATTATTCCCGTCATAATTCCCTCCTAAATGTGTTGGTGCAATTCTGCCTCTGCTGCTTTATTTGAATTGATAAAAGTGTTATTAGAGTAGTCTTAAGTTGTCGTTTTTCTTGAGTGATACTGTTAAGTGCGCTTGCAGCAGTCTAGAGTATTAGAGCAATCGTAAATAATAAGGGGTGCAGTATCGGATTGCACCCCAGTTTAAACATAAAGTTTTATATTTAGAATTGAACCGTTATTAGATAACTCCATCACTCACACGCCCGATTCCAGAAAATCTATTCTGAACTGACAAATTTAGCAAAGGACAGCACCATGCTGCT contains:
- a CDS encoding DUF3096 domain-containing protein, which codes for MLDFPLLAQKSSDIAFSISINGVVALIAGILILFLPRLLNYIVAVYLIVIGLVEIFNLRT
- a CDS encoding glutathione S-transferase family protein; this encodes MMTGIMVAGKWITDENEQNQSGEFHEIPTTFRERVSAGGKSGFKAEALRYHLYVSLACPWAHRTLIMLQLKGLNDVISVSIVDPIMSDKGWMFSDAPGAIPDSVNHAQYLQEIYLKADPNYTGRVTVPVLWDKQSQTIVNNESREIVRMFDVEFAALATQKIDLYPRDLQQQIDETIDAIYLPINAGVYRAGFATSQAAYEEAVTQLFESLDRWETVLGKQRYLCGDRLTEADICLFATLYRFDSVYYGHFKCNLRRIIDYPNLWNYLLDLYQRPQFKVTCNQDYIKCAYYMSMTEINPNRIVPKGPIVDFDQQHDRDRFGSA